From a single Rhinolophus ferrumequinum isolate MPI-CBG mRhiFer1 chromosome 15, mRhiFer1_v1.p, whole genome shotgun sequence genomic region:
- the CARMIL2 gene encoding capping protein, Arp2/3 and myosin-I linker protein 2 — protein MAQTPDGISSELRGEITRFLWPKEAELLLKTWLPERVAAEQGHVLALLRWRAYLLHTCLPLRVDCTFSYLEVQAMALQETPPQVTFELESLPELVLELPGVAALEQLAQHITAAIKKVFPRSTLGKLFRRPTPSSMLARLERSSPSEATSPSSPCGGFLETYEALCDYNGFPFQEEIQWDVDTIYHRQGCRHFSLGDFSHLGSRDLALSVAALSYNLWFRCLSCVDMKLSLEVLEQILHMMSQSSHLEELVLETCGLRGDFVRRLAQALAGHSSSGLRELSLAGNLLDDRGMAALSRHLEHRPGALRRLSLAQTGLTPRGMRALGRALASNAAFDSALTHLDLSGNQGALGASEDNGGLYSFLSRPNALTFLNVAGTDTALDTLFAALSRGCCASLTHLDASRNVFSRTKSRAAPAALQLFLSRAGTLRHLGLAGCKLPPDALRAVLEGLALNTHLADLHLDLSACELRSAGAQVIQDLVCDAGAVSSLDLSDNGFGSDMVTLVLAIERSRSLRHVALGRNFNVRCKETLDDVLHRIVQLMQDDDCPLQSLSVAESRLKLGASVLLRALATNPNLTALDISGNAMGDAGAKMLAKALRVNTRLRSVVWDRNQTSALGLLDVAQALEQNRSLKAMPLPLTDVAQAQRSRPELTARAVNQIQACLLRNNRTDHASSACTSCQQPLGLVSNPSEQEVNELCQSVQEHVELLGCGAGPQGEAAVHQAEDAIQNANFSLSILPILYEAGSSPSHQWQLRQKLEGLLGQVGEVCRQDIQDFTQATLDTTRSLCPQMLQGPRWREQLEGVLVGSRGLPELLPEHLLQDAFTRLRDMRLSVTGSLAESIVSQAVAGLSAARDRLVDSLAQQATVAMPPAIPVLDGGQLSPFGPRELESLFFPEEKDKEEEDEQKDDSPSQKWPQSNHCLHLVLSTHGAAEEPESELAAPGEDAEPQAGPSARGSPSPAAPGPPAGPLPRMELPPAGHPLRHPTRARPRPRRQHHHRPPPGGPQVPPALPQEGNGLSARVDEGVEEFFSKRLIQQDRLWAPEEDPATEGGTTPVPRTLRKKLGTLFAFKKPRSTRGPRPDLETSPGAASRTRKTTLGDLLRPPARPGRGEEPGGAEGGSSSPDPARRSRPRYTRESKAYSMILLPAEEEEATLGARPDKRRPLERGDTELAPSFEQRVQVMLQRIGVSRGSGSAESKRKQSKDGEIKKAGSDGDIMDSSSEAPPISIKSRTHSVSADPSCRPGPGGQGPESATWKTLGQQLNAELRSRGWGQQDGPGPPSPCPSPRKASPSPDSLGLPEDPCLGPRNEDGQLRPRPLSAGRRAVSVHEDQLQAPVERPLRLQRSPVLKRRPKLEAPPSPSLGSGLRAEPPPSQPTEPSSPEWSPPSPATDQRGGGPNP, from the exons ATGGCCCAGACCCCCGACGGCATATCCTCTGAGCTACGAG GTGAGATCACCAGGTTCCTGTGGCCCAAGGAGGCAGAGCTGTTGCTGAAAACCTGGCTACCAGAGCGGGTGGCTGCTGAGCAAGGTCACGTCCTG GCATTGCTGCGATGGAGAGCCTACCTGCTCCATACCTGCCTCCCCCTGAGG GTGGACTGTACGTTCAGCTACCTGGAAGTTCAGGCCATGGCACTGCAGGAGACACCCCCTCAG GTCACCTTTGAGCTGGAGTCCTTGCCTGAGCTGGTTCTGGAGCTTCCTGGCGTGGCTGCCCTGGAACAGCTGGCCCAGCACATCACTGCAGCCATCAAGAAGGTCTTCCCTCGCTCAACCCTTGG GAAGCTATTCCGGAGGCCCACGCCCTCCTCCATGCTGGCTCGTCTGGAGAGAAGCAGTCCCTCAGAGGCCACTTCACCCAGTAGCCCCTGTG GTGGCTTCCTGGAGACATATGAGGCTCTGTGTGACTACAATGGCTTCCCTTTCCAAGAGGAGATTCAGTGG GATGTGGACACCATCTACCATCGTCAGGGCTGCCGCCATTTCAGCCTAGGAGATTTCAGCCATCTGGGCAGTCG GGACCTGGCCTTGAGTGTGGCTGCCCTGTCCTACAACCTGTGGTTCCGGTGCCTCTCCTGTGTGGACATGAAGCTG AGTCTTGAGGTCTTGGAACAGATTCTGCACATGATGAGTCAGTCGTCCCACCTGGAGGAGCTGGTGCTAGAGACCTGTGGCCTGAGGGG AGACTTTGTGCGAAGACTGGCCCAAGCGCTGGCAGGGCACTCAAGCTCTGGGCTGCGGGAGCTCAGTCTGGCAGGGAACCTACTGGATGACCGAG GCATGGCTGCACTCAGCAGACACCTAGAGCATCGTCCTGGAGCCCTGAGAAGACTCAGCCTAGCACAGACAGGGTTGACGCCTCGAG GAATGAGGGCTCTGGGCCGGGCACTGGCTTCCAATGCAGCCTTTGACTCTGCCCTGACCCACTTGGACCTTTCGGGGAACCAGGGGGCACTGGGGGCCTCAGAGGACAATGGG ggCCTCTACAGTTTCCTGAGCCGTCCTAACGCTCTGACGTTCCTGAATGTCGCAGGCACAGACACTGCCCTGGACACT CTCTTTGCTGCGCTATCCCGCGGCTGCTGCGCCAGCCTCACCCACCTGGACGCTTCGAGGAACGTCTTCTCCCGCAC GAAGTCTCGGGCTGCGCCCGCCGCGTTGCAACTCTTCCTCAGCCGCGCGGGGACGCTTCGGCACCTGGGCCTGGCGGGCTGCAAGCTGCCCCCGGACGCGCTTAG GGCCGTTTTAGAAGGTCTCGCGCTCAACACGCACTTGGCAGACCTGCACCTGGACCTCAGCGCTTGTGAG CTGCGCTCAGCGGGCGCCCAGGTGATACAGGACTTAGTGTGTGACGCTGGGGCAGTGAGCTCCCTGGATCTGTCGGATAACG GCTTTGGCTCAGACATGGTGACTCTGGTGTTGGCCATCGAGAGAAGCCGGTCCCTGCGACATGTGGCGCTTGGAAGGAACTTCAATGTCCGGTGCAA GGAGACCCTGGACGACGTTCTGCACCGGATTGTCCAACTTATGCAGGATGACGACTGT CCCCTGCAGTCTCTGTCTGTGGCTGAGTCGAGGCTGAAGCTGGGCGCCAGCGTCCTGCTCCGGGCCCTGGCCACTAACCCTAACCTGACAGCGCTGGATATCAGTGGCAACGCCATGGGAGACGCGGGTGCCAAAATGCTGGCCAAGGCGCTTCGGGTTAACACCAGGCTCCG GTCTGTAGTCTGGGACCGGAACCAAACGTCTGCTTTGGGCCTGCTGGATGTGGCTCAGGCTCTGGAGCAGAACCGAAGCCTGAAGGCCATGCCTCTGCCACTGACCGACGTGGCGCAGGCGCAGCGCAGCCGCCCAGAACTGACAGCACGTGCAGTGAATCAG ATCCAAGCCTGTCTCTTGAGAAACAACCGCACGGATCACGCCTCTTCTGCTTGCACTTCCTGCCAGCAGCCACTAGGTCTGGTCTCGAACCCCTCCGAGCAG GAAGTGAACGAACTGTGTCAGTCGGTGCAGGAGCATGTGGAGCTTCTGGGCTGTGGCGCTGGGCCCCAGGGTGAAGCCGCCGTGCACCAGGCCGAGGATGCCATCCAAAATGCCAACTTCTCTCTCAGC ATTCTCCCCATTCTATATGAGGCAGGAAGCTCCCCAAGTCATCAATGGCAGCTGCGGCAGAAGCTGGAGGGCCTCCTGGGACAGGTGGGCGAGGTCTGCCGCCAGGACATTCAG GACTTCACTCAGGCCACACTGGACACGACAAGGAGCCTCTGCCCACAGATGCTGCAGGGACCCAGGTGGAGGGAGCAGCTAGAGGGGGTCCTGGTGGGCTCCAGGGGCCTCCCAGAGCTGCTCCCAGAGCACCTGTTGCAAGATGCCTTTACTAGGCTCAG AGATATGCGGCTGTCAGTCACAGGGTCCTTGGCAGAGAGCATTGTGTCTCAAGCTGTGGCGGGTTTGAGTGCAGCCAGGGATCGGCTG GTGGACAGTCTAGCTCAGCAGGCAACAGTGGCAATGCCCCCTGCCATACCAGTACTGGATGGAGGCCAGCTCAGCCCCTTTGGGCCTAGGGAATTGGAAAGCCTTTTCTTCCCTGAGGAGAAGGacaaggaggaggaagatgagcaGAAG GATGACAGTCCTTCACAGAAATGGCCTCAATCCAACCACTGTCTTCACCTGGTACTCTCCACTCACG GTGCTGCTGAGGAACCGGAGTCCGAGCTGGCGGCTCCTGGGGAGGATGCGGAGCCGCAGGCGGGCCCATCCGCACGCGGCTCTCCGAGCCCCGCTGCTCCTGGCCCCCCGGCCGGCCCTTTGCCTCGCATGGAACTGCCACCCGCCGGGCATCCCCTGCGCCATCCGACCAGGGCAAGGCCAAGGCCACGGCGCCAGCACCACCACCGCCCGCCGCCTGGGGGCCCCCAG GTGCCCCCAGCCCTGCCGCAGGAAGGGAATGGGCTCAGTGCCCGCGTGGACGAGGGCGTGGAGGAATTCTTCTCTAAAAGGCTGATCCAGCAGGACCGCCT CTGGGCCCCCGAGGAGGATCCAGCCACTGAGGGAGGTACCACCCCTGTACCCCGCACACTACGAAAGAAGCTGGGCACCCTCTTTGCCTTCAAGAAGCCTCGTTCAACGCGGGGGCCACGGCCTGATCTAGAGACCAGCCCTGGGGCAGCTTCCCGCACTCGAAAAACCACCCTTGGGGACCTTCTGCGGCCACCAGCCCGTCCTGGCCGTGGTGAGGAGCCTGGTGGGGCTGAGGGGGGCAGCAGCAGCCCGGACCCTGCCCGCAGGAGCCGGCCTCGCTACACTCGAGAAAGCAAGGCCTACTCGATGATACTGCTGCCtgctgaggaggaggaggcgacACTGGGTGCTAGACCTGATAAG CGGCGGCCCCTGGAACGGGGAGACACCGAGCTGGCCCCATCCTTTGAACAGCGGGTACAAGTGATGCTGCAGAGAATCGGCGTGAGCAGAGGCAGCGGGAGTGCCGAAAGCAAGAGGAAGCAA AGCAAAGATGGAGAGATCAAGAAGGCTGGCTCAGATG GTGACATTATGGACAGTTCATCGGAGGCCCCTCCCATCTCGATCAAGTCCCGCACCCACTCTGTGTCTGCTG ACCCCTCATGCAGACCTGGGCCAGGGGGTCAGGGGCCTGAGTCTGCCACCTGGAAGACACTGGGCCAGCAGCTGAATGCAGAGCTTAGAAGCCGTGGTTGGGGACAACAGGATGGTCCAGGACCCCCTTCTCCTTGTCCCAGCCCCCGAAaagccagcccctccccagacAGCCTGGGCCTCCCGGAGGATCCTTGCTTGGGTCCCAGGAATGAAG ATGGCCAGCTGAGGCCGAGGCCTCTCTCGGCAGGGCGACGAGCAGTGTCTGTGCATGAGGACCAGCTCCAGGCCCCCGTTG AAAGGCCCCTGAGGCTGCAGCGCTCCCCTGTCCTCAAGCGCAGGCCAAAGCTTGAGGCACCCCCGTCTCCAAGCCTAG GATCTGGCCTTAGAGCCGAGCCTCCACCCTCACAGCCTACAGAGCCCTCCAGCCCTGAGTGGAGTCCACCCTCCCCAGCCACAGACCAAAGAGGCGGCGGCCCCAACCCCTGA